GCGCGCGCACACCGGCGGCCTCAACCCCGACGAGCTGAGCGGCGGCACGTTCACGCTGACCGACACCGGCAGCGACGGCGCGCTCTTCGAGACGCCGATCATCAACCAGCCGCAGGTGGGCGTCCTGGGCACCGGCACCGTCGTCAAGCGGCCGGTCGTCGTGGACGACCCGCAGTTGGGCGAGGTCATCACGGTCCGCTCGATGGCCTACCTGTCGCTGAGCTACGACCACCGCCTCATCGACGGCGCCGACGCCGCCCGCTTCCTGAACGACATCAAGGAGCGGCTGGAAGAGGGCTCCTTCGAGGCCGAACTCGGCCTGGCCTGACGGCCCGGCGCGGCGCGGCCGCACGACGCGGCAGCGGGGCGGTACCGATCGGGTACCGCCCCGCTTTCCTCATCCCACCACCCTCGCCCGGCGATCCCCATCACCGGGGCCGAGGCTCCTTTCGCGAAGGACGGGCGACGACCCGGCACCAGTGGTGACCCCGGGCGCATCCGCCGATACCCACCGTAAGGCATCGGTGGTCGGGGACGCAGCGATTCCGCGAAACCGGTGCCGCTTCCGTTCCACCGCCGCTCCGCCGTCCCCGTCCGCGCCGACCGCGCCGACCGCGTCCCGGGCGGCGGATGAGCCTCGGGCGCACGGGTAGGCCCTCGTCATGAGAATCGCGATCACGGGAGCCTCCGGTCTCATCGGGACGGCGCTGAGCCGGTCCCTGACCGACGACGGGCACGACGTCCTGCACCTGGTGCGCCGCCCCGCGCGCACCATGGCCGAGGTCGAATGGGAGCCGGAGCGCGGACGGGTCGACCTCGCCCGGATGGCCGGGACGGAGGCGGTGGTGCACCTGGCCGGGGCGCCCATCGGCCCGGCGCGCTGGACGAGGCGCCACAAGCGCAGGATCCGCGACAGCCGGATCCTGGGCACGCGCACGCTGGCCGCGCGCCTGGCCTCGATGGAGACTCCCCCCGCACGGCTGCTGTCGGGGTCGGGGATCGGCTTCTACGGCGACACCGGGACCACCGTCACCACCGAGGAAGGGCCACGCGGGACCGGTTTCCTGGCCGATCTCGTGGCCGAGTGGGAGGCGGCCACCGAACCCGCCGAGCGGGCCGGGGTCTCAGTGGCGCACCTGCGCACGGGCGTGGTGCTGGCCCGCTCGGGCGGCCTGCTGGGGACCGTGCTGCCCCTCTTCAGGGCCGGCCTGGGCGGCCGGCTGGGAGACGGCCGGCAGTACATGAGCTGGATCGGGCTGGCCGACCAGGTGGCGGCCATCCGCTTCCTGCTGGAGCGGCCCGACATCACCGGGCCGGTCAACCTGAGCGCGCCGGCGCCGGTGCGCAACGCCGACTACACCGCGGCCCTCGGCCGCGCGCTGGGCCGTCCGGCGGTGTTCGCCGTACCGGGGTTCGCGATGCGCGCCGCGCTCGGCGGCTTCGCCGACGAGGCGGCCCTGGTGAGTCAGCGAGCGGTGCCGCAACGCCTGCTGGCGGCCGGTTATTCCTTCCGGCACGGGGATGTCCACAGTGCGATATCCGGCATCCTGGACGGTCACCGCCGGGCGTAAGGTGGGATGTGTGAGTGAGAGTGAACTCGTTTACGCCTGGTTGGGCGAGGCTCCGGTTCCCTACGAGGAGGGCTGGGAGCTCCAGCGGCGGCTCCACGAGCGCCGCGTCGCAGACCAGATCCCCGACACCGTGATCATGCTGGAGCACGAACCGGTCTACACCGCGGGAAAGCGCACCGGCAAGGCCGACCGGCCGCTGACCGACCCCGGCGCCCCCGTCGTCGACATCGACCGCGGCGGCAAGATCACCTGGCACGGTCCCGGTCAGCTCACCGTCTACCCCATCGTCAGGCTCTCCGACCCGATCGACGTCATCGCCTACGTCCGGATGCTGGAGGAGGCGATCATCCGGACGATCGCCGAGTTCGGCCTCTCGGGCGAGCGGGTCGAGGGCCGCACCGGCGTGTGGCTCGACGCCGACCCCGCCCGCGGCCTGACCGAGCGCAAGATCGCGGCGATCGGCTGCCGTATCGCCCGCGGCGTCGGCATGCACGGGTTCGCGCTGAACTGCGACAATGACCTGTCGTGGTTCGACCGGATCGTGCCGTGCGGGATCACCGACGCCGGGGTGACCTCGCTGTCCCGGGAGCTGGGGCGCGACGTCGGCGCGGCCGACGTGCTGCCTCTCGTCGAGCGGCACCTGGCCGATGTGCTCGGCGCGCGGGCGCACAGCCGCGTCGAGGGCGTCCCCGAGCTGCCAGGGCTCCCCGAGCTCATCGATGCCTGATGGCCTGTTCACCGAGTCGAACGACACTCCCCACAAGGGATGACAGGAAGGAAGGGGTCAGCGTTGACCATCGCTCCTGAGGGCCGCAAGCTGCTGCGGATCGAGGCCCGCAACAGCGAGACCCCCATCGAGAAGAAGCCGCCGTGGATCAAGATCAAGGCGAAGATGGGCCCGGAGTACACCGAGCTGCACTCGCTGGTCCGCCGCGAGGGCCTGCACACGGTGTGCCAGGAGGCCGGGTGCCCCAACATCTACGAGTGCTGGGAGGACCGCGAGGCCACCTTCCTCATCGGCGGCGACCAGTGCACCCGGCGCTGCGACTTCTGCCAGATCGCCACGGGCAAGCCGTCCGCGCTGGACCGCCGTGAGCCGCTCAAGGTCGCCGAGTCGGTCCGCACGATGGAGCTGAGGTACGCCACGGTCACCGGCGTCGCCCGCGACGACCTCGACGACGGCGGCGCCTGGCTCTACGCCGAGACCGTCCGCAAGATCCACGAGCTCAACCCCGGCACCGGCGTCGAGCTGCTGATCCCGGACTTCAACGCCGACCCCGCGCAGCTCGCCGAGGTCTTCGGGTCCCGGCCGGAGGTGCTCGCGCACAACATCGAGACCGTCCCGCGGATCTTCAAGCGCATCCGCCCCGGCTTCCGCTACGAGCGCTCCCTCGACGTCATCACCAAGGCCCGCGAGGACGGACTGGTCACCAAGTCCAACCTCATCCTGGGCATGGGCGAGAACCGCGAGGAGATCAGCCAGGCGATGCGCGACCTGCACGAGGCGGGCTGCGACCTGCTGACCATCACCCAGTACCTGCGCCCCTCCAAGCTGCACCACCCGATCGACCGGTGGGTCAAGCCGGAGGAGTTCGTGGAGCTGAGCGAGGAGGCCGAGGAGATCGGCTTCGCCGGGGTGATGTCGGGTCCGCTGGTGCGCTCCTCCTACCGCGCCGGCCGGCTGTACAAGCAGGCGGTGGCCAAGCGCGAGGCCGCGGTCCCGACCGGGAGCTGAAAAGGGCCCGCGGCCGGCCCGCGGGCAACGTAATCAACCTGAAACGGCGGCCTCGGGCTGCCGTTTCACGTATGCTCCGCCATTGGCCATATCCTTGGGGTATGGCGAAGAAGCCCAAGGACACCCAGAACAGCCCGGCGGCCGGCGCCAAGGGCAAGGGCGGCGCTGAGAAGCCTCCCGGCAGGTTCAAGCAGATCGGCATGGTCGCCAAGGTCGTGCGGCAGCAGAGCCCGAAGAGCATCCCGATCGCGGTCGGGGTCGCCCTGGTGGTGCTGGCGCTGGCCGTCCTGGGCGGCTTCCTCACCGGCAGTTGGCTGTACTGGCTGCTGCTCGGCGTTCCGGTGGCCTTCCTGGTCGGTTTCATCGTCTTCACCCGCAGCGCGCAGCGGATCCAGTACAAGATGCTCGACGGCCAGTTGGGCGCGGGCATGGCGGTGCTGGAGAACATGCGCGGCGACTGGAGCGTCGACGCCGGTGTGAACGCCAACCGCAACATGGACATCGTGCACCGCGCGGTGGGCCGCCCGGGCGTGGTGCTGGTCGGCGAGGGCGACCCGCAGCGGCTCAAGCCCCTGATCGCCGCCGAGCGCAAGCGCGTGGCGCGGGTGGCCACCACCCCGATCTACGACGTGCAGGTCGGTCACGGCGAGGGCCAGGTGGCAATCGCCGACCTGCAGAAGCGGATGCTGAAGCTGCCCCGCAACCTGGACAAGGCCGAGGTCGCCGAGTTGCGTTACCGGCTCAAGGCGCTGCCGGCCGCCATGCAGATGCCCAAGGGGCCGATGCCCAAGGGCGTGAAGATGCCGAAGGGCCCCCGGCCGCAGAACCGCTGATCCGGCTCATTCGCCTGCCGAGGCCCCGCACGAAAGGCCCCTTTCGTGCGGGGCCTCGTCGTGGGATCGGCGGGGACCCGAGTCGCCGCACGGCCCCGCACCCGGTCCCGGACGCGGGCCGGGCGAAGAGCCTGGATGTGCTGTTTTCAGGCCCTGCTGAGCCGCTGGTGACCTGGTGGGCTGACGGCGGCCCTCCCCCAGGTCATGCGGTGGTGAACGGAGGACTCCGGCCACAGCTCTCCGAACAACACGTCTAGAAGCGCAGCGTGACGGTGCCGGCCGCGCGGTCGTGCAGGCCGCGCTGGTCGCGGTCGTAGATGACGGCCGGGATCACCAGGCACAGCAGCACGGTGCGCACGGCCATGGCGACCGGCCAGGGGACGGGGCGCTCGCCGGTGGCGGCGATGCGGATGCCGACCATGCGCTTGCCCACGGTGGTGCCGAACAGGGTGAGCAGCCCGATGGTGCTCACCGCGAAGACCAGGAGGGTGATGTTGGCGACGGCGGAGGTGTCGGCGCCGAAGAGCGCGTAGGTCACCGCGAGGCTGAGCAGCCAGTCCAGGAAGATGGCCGCCAGCCGGCGCCCCATCCCGGGGACCGAGCCGCTGCCCGTCTCCGGCAGGCCGAGCCGGTTGCCCCGGTGGACGAATCCGGTGTCGTCCACGCCGTCGGCGGATCCGCGGCCGCCCCGGCCGTCGTCGTTACCCATGGTCATCACGTTACCGGGGCGCTCCGGCACACCGGGACCGGCCCCGCGGGCCGACGGGCCTTGACCGCAACCTTGACCGGAACGGGGTTGATTCCTCAGGTCAGAGGGAAGAGAACAGGGTCTGTAACATAGGCGAAACATTGGGGACACGGCTCGGAAATGGACCCCTCCTAGCGTCGACGGCGTAGTCAAGAGGTGACGGGGGTCGGATGTTCGCATCGAAGCGAACGGCCTACCCGCGTCGCCTCTTATACCTGCACGGAGGTAAGTCTTGTTCAGCAGCGCCGATGAGGTCCTCACCTATATTCGCGATGAGGGCGTCCAATTCCTCGACGTACGGTTCACCGATCTCTTCGGTGGAGTCAACCACATCACCCTCCCGGTGGAGAACGTCGACGAGGACACCTTCGCCAACGGCATGATGTTCGACGGGTCGTCGATCCGCGGCTTCCAGGCCATCCACGAGTCGGACATGCTGCTGCTGCCCGACTTCAGCACCGCCGTCCTGGATCCGTTCCGCGAGTTCAAGACGCTGAACATGACCTTCTTCGTGCACGACCCGTTCACGCTGGAGTCCTACAGCCGCGACCCGCGCAACGTCGCGCGCAAGGCCGAGGCCTACCTCAAGGGCACCGGGATCGCCGACACCGCGTTCTTCGGCCCTGAGGCCGAGTTCTACATCTTCGACGACGTCCAGTTCGAGACGAAGGCCAACACCGGCTTCTACTCGATCGACTCCATCGAGGGCGCCTGGAACACCGGCGCGGCGCGCAACGGCGGCAACCTGGGTTACCGCCCCCGCTACAAGGGCGGCTACTTCCCGGTCGAGCCGGTCGACCACTACAGCGACCTGCGCTCCCGGATGGTGCGCGCGCTGATCGACGCCGGGCTGCCGGTCGAGCTGCAGCACCACGAGGTCGGCACCGCCGGACAGGCCGAGATCGGCATCGAGTTCGGCACACTGCTGCAGGAGGCCGACCGCGTCCAGCTCTACAAGTACATCGTCAAGAACGTCGCCAACGCCGCGGGCAAGACCGTGACGTTCATGCCGAAGCCGCTGTTCGGCGACAACGGCTCGGGCATGCACTGCCACCAGAGCCTGTGGAAGGACGGCGAGCCGCTGTTCTTCGACGAGACCGGCTACGCCCAGCTCTCCGACACCGCGCGCTACTACATCGGCGGCCTGCTCAAGCACGCCTCGGCGCTGCTCGCCTTCACCAACCCGACGGTGAACTCCTACCACCGCCTGGTGCCGGGCTACGAGGCCCCGATCAACCTGGTGTACTCGCAGCGCAACCGCTCCGCCTGCATCCGCATCCCGCTGACCGGCTCCAACCCCAAGGCCAAGCGCCTGGAGTTCCGGGTTCCGGACCCCTCGGCAAACCCCTACCTGGCCTTCTCCGCCATGCTGATGGCCGGCATCGACGGCATCAAGAACAAGATCGAGCCGCCGGAGCCGATGGACAAGGACCTCTACGAGCTCCCGCCCGAGGAGGCCACCGCGATCGAGAAGGTGCCGGCGTCCCTGGACGAGGCGCTGGACGCCCTGGAGGCCGACCACGAGTTCCTGCTGGAGGGCGGCGTCTTCACCGAGGACCTGCTCGCCAACTACATCGACTACAAGCGCACGGTCGAGATCGACTCCCTGCGGCTGCGCCCGCACCCGCGCGAGTTCGAGCTCTACTACGACATCTGATCGGTGTTTGACGGCCGGGTGTGCAGGGGGTCGGCTGCCGCGGTGCGCGCAGCGCCGACGGCGCAGCGGGTCCGCGCCTCGGAAGTTCCACCCCGCCCCGCAGACTCGGCGGTCGAAGCTCGATGAGTCCGTGCCCGCCGAGCCGCACGGACGGGTCCCCGGCCTTCGCCGGGCGTACATCGGGCTCGCTCCGCGTCCTCCGAGGGGCCATCGACCGGGCAGTCGGTGGCCCCTCGCGCTCTGCGGGGCCGGAGGGTCAGCCGTGCCCGCGGTGGCCGTCCATACCGGTGGAGCCGCCCATCGGATCCTCGACCGCGGCCTCGACGGAGATCTCACCCGAGGTCTCGAAGACCAGGGTCAGCTCGACCGTGTCGCCGGCCTCGAACCCGTCGGGCTCCATGAGCATCAGGTGCGTCCCTCCACTGCGCAGTTCCACGGTCTCCCCGGCGGGGACGGCGACCTCCCGCCGCCGCTCCATCATCATGACGCCGTCCTCCTCCCTGGTGTCGTGGATCTGCACTTCGGCGGCCGCGTCGGTGCGCACGCCCGTCAGCGTGTCGGCGGCACCGCCGGTGTTGTCGATCACCAGGTACCCGGCCGTCACGTCGGGGGTGGCCGGCACGCGCACGGCCGCGCCCTCGACGGCGATGTCGGGGCCGGGGGAGGTCGCGGCGGAGGTCTCGGAACCGGGCTGCTCCGCGGAGTCCGCCGAGCCGCAGCCGGCCAGGGCCCCGAGCGCCAGCAGTGCGGCGGCCACCACCGGGGCGCGTCCGGCGGCAGCGGGTCTCGATCCGGGCATCAGGCCTCCTCCAGCAGCAGGCGCAGGTCCTCGGCGATCGCGTCGGGCTCGGTGCCGTAGCGCCACATGAGCTCGGACTCCCCCTCCGGGGAGAACACCAGGGTCTGGCTGCCGTGGCCCACCTGGTAGTTGCCGGTACGGTCTTCAGGGCGCTCGATCGAGACGGCGAGTTCTTCGGCCGCGGAGTCGATGTCGGCGGTCTCCCCGGTGAGGCCGGTGAAAGAGGAGTCGAAGGAGTCCAGCCACATCCGCAGCACTTCGGTGTCGTCGCGATCGGGGTCGGCGGTCACGAAGACCACGTCGACCCCTTCGCGCTGCTCGGGTTCGAGTAGCTGAACGGCCTGGGCCATGTCGGCCATCGTGGTGGGGCAGATGTCGGGGCAGTTGGTGAAGCCGAAGAACACGGCGGTGGTGCTGCCCGCGGAGTCCTCCCTGAGGTTGTAGTCCTCCCCTGAGGTGTCGGTGAGGGTGATGTCGGGCAGCTCGAACGTGCCGCCGATCTCGGTGCCGTTGTAGGGCGAGTCGTCGCCCGCACCGGTCGGTCCGGCCGGTGCGGCGCACGCCGCCAGGGTCGTCAGCAGGGCGAGCCCGCCGACGACCGGAACACTGAAGCGCATGGGAACTTCCAGGACGTGGGTGGGGCGCCCGGGGCGACACGGCCGCGGGCGCGGAGAAGAAGGGGTTCGGGAGGCTAGAACGCCGGTGGCGGGGCGCGGCCGGACACGGCGTGGCGCAGGACGCGCAGCCGCGGCGTCGGCACCAGGCCGCGGCCGTACCTGCGCGGCGGCCGCGCGGCGGGGTGCGCGCCGATGCCCGGCGGGGGCGGCAGCAGAGCGGCGCGCAGCCAGTGCAGCACGGCCCACAGCGCGTCCTCGCCCGCGGCCAGCCACCAGCCGGTGACCAGCGCGGCCCACGCGTGCGCCACGGCCATGCCGGGGAGGTCGCCCGTCAGCAGGCCGGACGCGCAGGCGTGGCCCAGCGTCCGCGCGAACCCGTCCGCGGACGGGGCCGCACCGGAGGCCGCGGCACCGAACAGCGCGTGCAGCAGCCCCTGCGCCGCCAGCAGAGCGGCGATGAGACAGGCCCGGGACCGCGGGCGGGCGGCGAACGGCAGCGCCGCCGCCGCGGTTCCGGCGACGGCGGCGCCGAAGAGCGTCCCGCCCGGCGCCGCCCCGCCGGCGATGACGTGCCCGGCCAGCGCCATTCCGGCGCAGACGACCGCGAAGAGGGTCGCCCGCAGGGCGCGGAAGGTCAGCCGGTCTCGGGTCATGGCGGGGACCATCATTCCAGCGGGTCGGCGAGGCGCCGATCCGGGTCCGGCGATCAGTCCAGCCGCAGCACGTGGCGCAGCACGGCGCGCACATCCGATGCGGTGACGGCCTGCTCCTCCAGCAGGGCCTGCAGGCACAGGCCGTCGGCTGCGGCGACGGTGGCGCGGACGGCGACCGGGTCGTCGGTGTGCCTGCGGGCCATGTCGGCGACCATCTCCATCCAGCGACGAGCGATGGGCCGCAGGGCCGGGCGGCGCACGGCGAGCAGGGTCAGCTCGTACTCGGCCAGCACCCGGCGGCGGCCGGTCTCGCCGACCTCGGCGATCAGCTCGGTCATGCCGTCGATGTCCTCGGTTCCGCCCTCGACGATGCGGCGGAGCTGGCGGGTGTAGGCGTCGGCGGCCGCGGTGAGCGCCGCGACGAGGAGGTCGTCGAGCGTGGCGAAGTAGTAGGTGGCCGAGCTGGCCGGGACGCCGGCCTCCTTGGCGACCGCGCGGTGGGTCACGCCCGCGACCCCGTCGCGCTCGACCACGCGCAGCGTGGCCGCGATGAGCTCGGAGCGGCGCCGCCGCCCTCGGGCCAGCCTGCCGTCGGTGTGCCCGGCCTCGTGCCGGTTCAGTGTGCGCCCCCCATCTCCAGAGCGGCGACGCCCGCGATGACCAGGACCAGGCCGCCGACCTGGACCCAGGTCAGGGTGTCGCCGAGGAAGAGCGCGCCGATGACCGCCACCAGGAGGACTCCGAGCGCCGCCCAGATCCCGTAGGCCACCCCGATGCTCATCCCCTGCTTGAGCACCTGAGCGAGCAGGTAGAACGCGACGAGGTAGCCGACGGCCGTCACCAGTGACGGCACCGGTCGGGTGAAGCCCTCGGAGAAGCGGAGCGCGATCGTCCCGGTGACCTCGGCGAGGATGGCGCCGATCAGCATCAACCACGTCATCGTGGACTCTCCTGGGAACGGGGCCGCACACGGCCGGAAAAACTTGGACATCAGTTCAACTACTTCAGTCTACCCCCGCCCCGCGCCGGCCGCCCGCCGCAGGTGGGGCGGTATCGCTCCTCCCCGGTGCGCGGCGGATCGGGCTACGGTATTGGAGTGGCATCTCGCGACAGGATGGGGACGACCGCGGGCGCGCTGGCGCGGCGGGGCTTCATGGACTCCGCCCGGGCCGGACGGCTCATCGCGGAGGCGGGGCTCGATCCCGAACGGCACGCCGACCTGATCGGGGCGCTCAGCGGGGCGGTCGACCCCGACCTCGCGCTGCTCGGGCTGACCCGGGTGCTGGAGCGCTCCCCCGACCCCGAGGAGGTCTGCACGGCGCTGTGCGAGGACCCCGACCTGCGCGCCCGGCTGGTCCAGGTGCTCGGGGCGAGCGTGGCGCTCACCGACCACCTCGTCCGCCACCCCGAGGACTGGCGGGAGCTGCACGGGGCCGACGCCGCCCGCGCGCCCGAGCCCGAGGAGCTGCGCGCCGGGCTGCTGCACATCGTCGGCGCCGACCCCAACGCGGCCGCGCCGGCCGCCGACCCGGCCGGGGGCGGCCCCGAGGATCCGGCGCACGCGCTGCGGGTCGCCTACCGGCGCCGCGTGCTGCGGCTGGCCGGGCGCGACCTCACCGGCGTCAGCGACTTCGAGCAGGTCTCCGCCGAACTCGCCGACCTGGCCGCCGCCACCCTGGAGGCCGCGCTGGCGATCGCCCGCTTCCAGGCGCCCGACGACGCGGCCCTGTGCCGGCTCGCCGTGATCGGCATGGGCAAGTGCGGCGGGCGCGAATTGAACTACGTCAGCGACGTCGACGTGGTCTTCGTGGCCGAGCCGGCCGAAGGCGTCGAGGACGAGCAGGCCGCGCTGCGCGCCGCAGCCCGGCTGGCCGCGGCGATGATGCGCGTCCCCGGCGAGACCGACAGCGAGGGCATGCTCTGGCAGGTCGACGCCGCGCTGCGGCCGGAGGGCAGGAACGGGCCGCTGGTGCGCCCGCTGGCCGGCCACGTCGCCTACTACGAGCGCTGGGCCAAGACCTGGGAGTTCCAGGCCCTGCTCAAGGCGAGGCCGATCGCCGGGGACGCCGAACTCGGCGCGGCCTACGCCAAGGCCATCACCCCTCTGGTGTGGGAGGCCGCCGGGCGACCGCACTTCGTCGACGACGTGCAGGCCATGCGCCGCCGCGTCGAGGCCCACATCCCGCCCACGCAGGCCGACCGCCAGCTCAAGCTCGGTCCCGGCGGCCTGCGCGACGTCGAGTTCGCGGTGCAGCTGCTGCAGCTCGTGCACGGCCGGGGCGACGAGACCCTGCGCGCCGGCGGCACGCTGGCCGCGCTGGCGGCCCTGTCCAGGGGCGGGTACGTGGGCCGCGAGGACGCGG
This sequence is a window from Spinactinospora alkalitolerans. Protein-coding genes within it:
- a CDS encoding TIGR01777 family oxidoreductase produces the protein MRIAITGASGLIGTALSRSLTDDGHDVLHLVRRPARTMAEVEWEPERGRVDLARMAGTEAVVHLAGAPIGPARWTRRHKRRIRDSRILGTRTLAARLASMETPPARLLSGSGIGFYGDTGTTVTTEEGPRGTGFLADLVAEWEAATEPAERAGVSVAHLRTGVVLARSGGLLGTVLPLFRAGLGGRLGDGRQYMSWIGLADQVAAIRFLLERPDITGPVNLSAPAPVRNADYTAALGRALGRPAVFAVPGFAMRAALGGFADEAALVSQRAVPQRLLAAGYSFRHGDVHSAISGILDGHRRA
- the lipB gene encoding lipoyl(octanoyl) transferase LipB; amino-acid sequence: MSESELVYAWLGEAPVPYEEGWELQRRLHERRVADQIPDTVIMLEHEPVYTAGKRTGKADRPLTDPGAPVVDIDRGGKITWHGPGQLTVYPIVRLSDPIDVIAYVRMLEEAIIRTIAEFGLSGERVEGRTGVWLDADPARGLTERKIAAIGCRIARGVGMHGFALNCDNDLSWFDRIVPCGITDAGVTSLSRELGRDVGAADVLPLVERHLADVLGARAHSRVEGVPELPGLPELIDA
- the lipA gene encoding lipoyl synthase, which encodes MTIAPEGRKLLRIEARNSETPIEKKPPWIKIKAKMGPEYTELHSLVRREGLHTVCQEAGCPNIYECWEDREATFLIGGDQCTRRCDFCQIATGKPSALDRREPLKVAESVRTMELRYATVTGVARDDLDDGGAWLYAETVRKIHELNPGTGVELLIPDFNADPAQLAEVFGSRPEVLAHNIETVPRIFKRIRPGFRYERSLDVITKAREDGLVTKSNLILGMGENREEISQAMRDLHEAGCDLLTITQYLRPSKLHHPIDRWVKPEEFVELSEEAEEIGFAGVMSGPLVRSSYRAGRLYKQAVAKREAAVPTGS
- a CDS encoding DUF4191 domain-containing protein; the encoded protein is MAKKPKDTQNSPAAGAKGKGGAEKPPGRFKQIGMVAKVVRQQSPKSIPIAVGVALVVLALAVLGGFLTGSWLYWLLLGVPVAFLVGFIVFTRSAQRIQYKMLDGQLGAGMAVLENMRGDWSVDAGVNANRNMDIVHRAVGRPGVVLVGEGDPQRLKPLIAAERKRVARVATTPIYDVQVGHGEGQVAIADLQKRMLKLPRNLDKAEVAELRYRLKALPAAMQMPKGPMPKGVKMPKGPRPQNR
- a CDS encoding RDD family protein, yielding MGNDDGRGGRGSADGVDDTGFVHRGNRLGLPETGSGSVPGMGRRLAAIFLDWLLSLAVTYALFGADTSAVANITLLVFAVSTIGLLTLFGTTVGKRMVGIRIAATGERPVPWPVAMAVRTVLLCLVIPAVIYDRDQRGLHDRAAGTVTLRF
- the glnA gene encoding type I glutamate--ammonia ligase, producing MFSSADEVLTYIRDEGVQFLDVRFTDLFGGVNHITLPVENVDEDTFANGMMFDGSSIRGFQAIHESDMLLLPDFSTAVLDPFREFKTLNMTFFVHDPFTLESYSRDPRNVARKAEAYLKGTGIADTAFFGPEAEFYIFDDVQFETKANTGFYSIDSIEGAWNTGAARNGGNLGYRPRYKGGYFPVEPVDHYSDLRSRMVRALIDAGLPVELQHHEVGTAGQAEIGIEFGTLLQEADRVQLYKYIVKNVANAAGKTVTFMPKPLFGDNGSGMHCHQSLWKDGEPLFFDETGYAQLSDTARYYIGGLLKHASALLAFTNPTVNSYHRLVPGYEAPINLVYSQRNRSACIRIPLTGSNPKAKRLEFRVPDPSANPYLAFSAMLMAGIDGIKNKIEPPEPMDKDLYELPPEEATAIEKVPASLDEALDALEADHEFLLEGGVFTEDLLANYIDYKRTVEIDSLRLRPHPREFELYYDI
- a CDS encoding copper chaperone PCu(A)C: MPGSRPAAAGRAPVVAAALLALGALAGCGSADSAEQPGSETSAATSPGPDIAVEGAAVRVPATPDVTAGYLVIDNTGGAADTLTGVRTDAAAEVQIHDTREEDGVMMMERRREVAVPAGETVELRSGGTHLMLMEPDGFEAGDTVELTLVFETSGEISVEAAVEDPMGGSTGMDGHRGHG
- a CDS encoding SCO family protein, with amino-acid sequence MRFSVPVVGGLALLTTLAACAAPAGPTGAGDDSPYNGTEIGGTFELPDITLTDTSGEDYNLREDSAGSTTAVFFGFTNCPDICPTTMADMAQAVQLLEPEQREGVDVVFVTADPDRDDTEVLRMWLDSFDSSFTGLTGETADIDSAAEELAVSIERPEDRTGNYQVGHGSQTLVFSPEGESELMWRYGTEPDAIAEDLRLLLEEA
- a CDS encoding TetR/AcrR family transcriptional regulator, with the translated sequence MNRHEAGHTDGRLARGRRRRSELIAATLRVVERDGVAGVTHRAVAKEAGVPASSATYYFATLDDLLVAALTAAADAYTRQLRRIVEGGTEDIDGMTELIAEVGETGRRRVLAEYELTLLAVRRPALRPIARRWMEMVADMARRHTDDPVAVRATVAAADGLCLQALLEEQAVTASDVRAVLRHVLRLD
- a CDS encoding DMT family transporter, translating into MTWLMLIGAILAEVTGTIALRFSEGFTRPVPSLVTAVGYLVAFYLLAQVLKQGMSIGVAYGIWAALGVLLVAVIGALFLGDTLTWVQVGGLVLVIAGVAALEMGGAH